Proteins found in one Oncorhynchus mykiss isolate Arlee chromosome 17, USDA_OmykA_1.1, whole genome shotgun sequence genomic segment:
- the LOC110493265 gene encoding PR domain zinc finger protein 2 isoform X1 encodes MSVLGINKARKLLERARQACLGGFRGPKQTGGTKPIVTEMWDTEEGPNEEDERPSPSPGPSQGTRESSTMGSNSLSQAQFISAAMREKDEEDPRDLQQRPSQSARSATESESEDRCEQPDLPLSHSSPGEVGPGSLQTASSLPRPEPEADPYLDPDLEGDPHGEESHPCQHCERHFSTKQGLERHTHIHATANQQTHTFKCRYCGKSFGSQVGRRRHERRHENGPKNKGQRPGSLAGTATLLSPLGQADCSSPDCATVSGHYVVMGSPLPGGLMQSPQVVRKDPAAESDQPFIVDENGETKELHPCKYCNKAFGTHTNMRRHQRRIHERHLLPKGVRRKGMLLQESPQQQQQRLPEQSPSASPPPVYVPSADTEDEGDREEYMVDISNNISENLSLYIDGKILSTSSVSGCEVIEVDSSSAALFGLDAVVISPNQISQAFKVDTRTCAVKQVSNLGQPTTKRRTSTPPLMPSLKMESENGSSSASSSSTSSSSTLLVESLFPQSSDSLTFQKEKTIYLSPKLKQLLQTQTDGQKPTIALIADSHRLAPPLSVTSLPAASGRFKRRTASPPSSPQLSPALKADGCKSEAGVSSYTLKVPKLESLGISSAWSLSSKEERNTMSPSGKDGCSWSASRTGGNSCNQQPLDLSSGISKWSDGFNKTPREEVLDLSMSRKSTAEPESKGSLAPTQPHTKKKKPNTSMLEKVLMNEYAGLNPAGEEGSCALGSPDSQYTASSGTGTASHSPSSNMPFESADPSPPSLTPVTMNPSSPCVSSMTSPTPPPPVLPSMPSSDCPTSSSLHVLSPKMSPRSIDHCEDEPVCVSNSTTAETILAAVSNSYGDVTKPVDHTHNTDPVIGKALSNPSTESPSVSDAVPVSLSSAQSKPARSGNHIFLDIQINPDLEPIITEGQGKSQCSELPVLSPVTESPLTASSTSPVGISDVPAPSVVSPASLSSTMIKEEVQHMDQLADLGLPPGATGSSPPSATAAEKPSEEEEVVEEEGLEPDPFSKSFVCNVCEDPFRSIKELSRHIVEHAAEWPYRCEFCVQLFGNAPALLEHRTALHGVGRIFVCSFCSKEFAFLCNLQQHHKDLHPSQPCTHAAVESGKLRPQNYTDPARAKEESNPSTTGPESSAEAASSQGVSDVKKEQPDTNGKHEEAGPEDPTEELYTTIKIMASEGGKPKGPDVRLGINQHYPSFKPPPFPYHNRTAADSVASATNFTTHNIPQTFSTAIRCTKCGKSFDNMPELHKHILACANASDKRRYTPKKNPIPLRQIVKPQNGSLSPASAANAGHNAFRRMGQPKRLNFNQEPLGKTKMSSLSKKKNQLVQKAITQRNKTAATAKAPSQVKEEEPQEVHVCPHCSREFTYPASLSKHIAVSCPMKPVSKKARKGAAAEEATPAVDKNMSLRRRTTDSEIQQPETAEPVPKTLGKTRARTSGPGSAEAETTPRPGKGKTAVTQVRTKRPASFPAATVSLNMKSKKGKVQSLPPTPLPSETPSNSAPLPATQTKQRMGKEMPPKKVAEVKLPLQKPSQVPPKKEGERFSLRARERAGGPVTRSLQMANNVAPVEVKTEDLSSQGPKETQESLLK; translated from the exons ATGTCTGTGCTTGGCATCAACAAAG CCAGAAAACTGTTGGAAAGAGCCAGACAGGCTTGTTTGGGTGGATTCCGTGGGCCCAAACAAACAGGCGGAACCAAACCTATTGTCACAGAGATGTGGGATACAGAGGAAG GTCCAAATGAGGAGGACGAgagaccctctccttctccagggCCTTCACAGGGGACTCGGGAGAGCTCCACCATGGGGAGTAACAGCCTCTCTCAAGCCCAGTTCATCTCAGCAGcaatgagagagaaagatgaggaagACCCAAGGGATCTGCAGCAGCGGCCGTCGCAGAGTGCTCGGTCTGCTACTGAATCTGAGTCGGAGGATAGGTGTGAGCAGCCTGATCTGCCACTAAGCCATAGCAGCCCAGGTGAGGTGGGGCCTGGGAGCCTTCAGACTGCCTCATCCCTACCAAGGCCTGAACCAGAGGCTGACCCATACCTCGACCCTGACCTTGAAGGTGACCCCCACGGAGAGGAGTCCCATCCCTGCCAGCACTGCGAGCGCCATTTCTCCACCAAACAGGGCTTGGAGCGCCACACCCACATCCATGCCACTGCAAACCAGCAAACGCATACGTTCAAATGCCGTTACTGTGGCAAGTCCTTTGGCTCGCAGGTGGGACGTCGGCGGCACGAGCGGAGGCATGAGAACGGGCCAAAGAACAAAGGCCAAAGGCCTGGCTCACTGGCTGGGACTGCTACTTTACTCAGTCCTCTGGGGCAGGCTGACTGTTCCAGCCCAGACTGTGCCACTGTCTCTGGCCACTACGTTGTCATGGGGTCCCCGCTCCCTGGAGGACTTATGCAGAGCCCTCAGGTTGTGAGGAAGGACCCTGCGGCTGAGAGTGACCAGCCCTTTATCGTGGATGAGAATGGAGAGACAAAAGAGCTTCATCCTTGCAAGTACTGTAATAAGGCTTTCGGCACTCACACTAACATGCGCAGACACCAACGCAGAATCCACGAGCGCCACTTACTGCCCAAGGGTGTGCGCAGGAAAGGCATGCTGCTGCAGGAGAGCccgcaacagcagcagcagcgtctGCCTGAGCAGTCCCCCAGTGCCAGCCCACCCCCTGTCTATGTGCCCAGTGCAGACACTGAGGATGAGGGGGACCGAGAGGAGTACATGGTCGACATATCCAATAATATCTCGGAGAATCTCAGCCTGTACATCGACGGCAAGATCCTGTCCACTAGTTCAGTCAGCGGCTGTGAAGTGATTGAAGTGGACTCCAGTTCTGCAGCACTGTTTGGTCTCGACGCAGTGGTCATCAGTCCCAATCAGATCAGTCAGGCTTTCAAAGTGGACACCAGGACCTGTGCTGTGAAGCAGGTCTCCAACCTCGGCCAGCCCACGACGAAAAGGAGAACGTCGACACCTCCGCTCATGCCCAGTCTTAAAATGGAGTCTGAAAATGggtcctcctctgcctcttcctcctccacgtCTTCCTCATCTACCTTGTTGGTGGAAAGTCTCTTCCCTCAGTCCTCAGACTCATTAACATTTCAAAAGGAGAAAACTATCTATCTGTCTCCTAAGCTCAAACAGCTCCTCCAGACTCAGACAGACGGTCAGAAACCCACCATCGCCCTGATAGCAGACAGCCACAGATTAGCTCCCCCTCTCTCCGTTACGTCTCTGCCTGCAGCCTCAGGCAGGTTTAAGAGAAGAACGGCTTCCCCTCCCTCGTCTCCACAGCTCAGCCCTGCGCTGAAAGCAGATGGCTGTAAGAGCGAGGCAGGGGTCTCGTCGTACACCCTCAAGGTGCCAAAGCTGGAGAGCCTGGGCATTTCCTCTGCCTGGAGTCTGTCCAGCAAAGAGGAGAGGAACACCATGAGTCCCAGCGGGAAGGACGGGTGCAGCTGGTCTGCCTCTCGGACCGGAGGGAACTCGTGTAATCAGCAGCCCTTGGACCTTTCCAGTGGCATCAGTAAATGGAGTGACGGCTTCAACAAGACGCCCAGGGAGGAAGTGCTGGATTTAAGCATGAGTCGGAAGAGTACAGCGGAGCCAGAGTCCAAGGGAAGTCTAGCTCCGACACAGCCCCACACCAAGAAGAAGAAGCCCAATACCAGTATGCTAGAGAAGGTGTTGATGAATGAGTACGCTGGCTTAAACCCAGCAGGAGAGGAGGGCTCTTGTGCCCTGGGAAGCCCAGATTCTCAGTATACTGCAAGCAGTGGTACAGGCACAGCTTCTCACAGTCCCTCTTCCAATATGCCCTTTGAATCAGCcgatccctctcccccctctctaaccCCTGTCACTATGAATCCCTCCTCCCCCTGCGTCTCCAGCATGACCTCTCCAACTCCACCTCCCCCTGTCCTACCCTCTATGCCCTCATCAGACTGCCCCACTtccagctctctccatgtcctctcccctAAAATGTCCCCCAGATCCATTGACCATTGTGAGGATGAGCCAGTTTGTGTATCTAACTCTACTACAGCAGAGACAATATTAGCTGCGGTAAGTAACAGTTATGGAGATGTCACTAAGCCAGTAGACCACACCCACAATACAGATCCCGTTATCGGGAAAGCTTTATCAAACCCCTCTACAGAGTCCCCCTCAGTATCTGATGCTGTCCCTGTGAGTCTGTCCTCAGCACAATCTAAACCTGCTAGGAGTGGGAACCACATTTTCTTAGATATCCAAATTAACCCAGACCTGGAACCGATTATTACTGAGGGACAGGGGAAATCCCAATGCTCTGAACTCCCTGTTTTATCACCCGTAACAGAATCCCCCCTCACTGCCTCATCGACCTCTCCTGTTGGAATATCAGATGTCCCAGCTCCGTCAGTGGTCTCCCCAGCATCACTCTCTAGCACTATGATTAAAGAGGAGGTCCAGCACATGGATCAGCTGGCTGATTTAGGCCTTCCTCCTGGTGCCACAGGGTCTTCACCTCCATCTGCCACTGCTGCTGAAAAGccctctgaggaggaggaggtggtggaggaggagggattgGAGCCAGACCCCTTCAGTAAGAGCTTTGTGTGTAACGTGTGTGAGGATCCCTTCCGCTCCATCAAAGAGCTCAGTCGGCACATCGTGGAGCACGCGGCTGAGTGGCCCTACAGGTGTGAGTTCTGTGTGCAGCTGTTTGGGAATGCCCCGGCCCTGCTGGAGCACCGTACAGCCCTCCATGGTGTGGGACGCATCTTTGTCTGCTCCTTCTGCTCCAAGGAGTTCGCCTTCCTCTGCAACCTCCAGCAGCACCACAAAGACCTGCATCCCAGCCAGCCGTGCACACACGCAGCGGTGGAGAGTGGCAAGCTGAGGCCACAGAACTACACAGACCCAGCCAGGGCCAAAGAGGAGAGTAACCCCTCAACCACAGGGCCTGAGTCCTCTGCTGAAGCTGCCTCCTCCCAGGGGGTCTCTGATGTGAAGAAAGAGCAGCCTGATACTAACGGGAAGCATGAGGAGGCTGGACCAGAGGACCCAACTGAAGAGCTCTATACTACAATAAAGATCATGGCTTCTGAAGGAGGCAAGCCTAAAGGCCCAGACGTACGCCTGGGCATTAATCAACACTACCCCAGTTTCAAGCCACCCCCCTTCCCCTACCACAACCGCACGGCTGCAGACTCAGTGGCCTCGGCCACCAACTTCACTACCCACAACATTCCCCAGACGTTCAGCACTGCCATCCGATGCACCAAATGCGGCAAGAGTTTCGACAACATGCCCGAGCTGCACAAGCACATACTAGCCTGTGCCAACGCCAGTGATAAGCGGCGGTACACTCCCAAGAAGAACCCCATCCCTCTGAGACAGATAGTGAAGCCCCAGAACGGCTCTCTGTCGCCTGCCTCTGCTGCCAACGCAGGGCACAACGCCTTCCGCAGAATGGGCCAACCCAAGAGGCTGAACTTCAACCAAGAACCGCTTGGCAAAACCAAGATGAGTTCCCTCAGTAAGAAGAAGAACCAGCTGGTTCAGAAGGCCATCACTCAGAGGAATaagactgctgctactgctaagGCCCCTAGCCAGGTTAAAGAGGAGGAGCCGCAGGAGGTCCATGTGTGCCCTCACTGCAGTCGGGAGTTCACTTACCCTGCCAGCCTCAGTAAACATATAGCAGTCAGCTGTCCCATGAAGCCTGTCTCTAAAAAGGCCAGAAAGGGAGCAGCAGCAGAAGAGGCAACACCAGCTGTAGACAAAAACATGAGCCTTCGAAGGAGAACCACAGACTCTGAGATCCAGCAGCCAGAGACCGCTGAGCCGGTGCCCAAAACCCTGGGCAAAACACGCGCTCGCACTTCTGGACCCGGCTCTGCGGAGGCAGAGACCACACCGCGGCCAGGTAAAGGAAAGACGGCTGTCACACAGGTGCGTACGAAGAGGCCAGCCTCTTTCCCTGCTGCCACAGTTTCTCTCAACATGAAAAGTAAAAAAGGCAAAGTTCAATCATTACCCCCCACCCCGTTGCCCTCCGAGACTCCCAGTAACTCTGCACCACTGCCAGCAACCCAGACAAAGCAACGCATGGGCAAGGAAATGCCGCCCAAGAAGGTAGCAGAGGTGAAATTGCCCCTACAGAAGCCGTCTCAGGTGCCGCCTAAGAAAGAAGGGGAACGGTTCTCTCTGAGAGCGAGGGAGCGAGCTGGTGGGCCGGTGACCCGGAGCCTACAGATGGCCAACAATGTAGCTCCTGTGGAGGTGAAAACAGAGGACCTCTCCAGCCAGGGGCCTAAAGAGACCCAG GAGTCCTTGCTGAAATGA
- the LOC110493265 gene encoding PR domain zinc finger protein 2 isoform X2 produces MWDTEEGPNEEDERPSPSPGPSQGTRESSTMGSNSLSQAQFISAAMREKDEEDPRDLQQRPSQSARSATESESEDRCEQPDLPLSHSSPGEVGPGSLQTASSLPRPEPEADPYLDPDLEGDPHGEESHPCQHCERHFSTKQGLERHTHIHATANQQTHTFKCRYCGKSFGSQVGRRRHERRHENGPKNKGQRPGSLAGTATLLSPLGQADCSSPDCATVSGHYVVMGSPLPGGLMQSPQVVRKDPAAESDQPFIVDENGETKELHPCKYCNKAFGTHTNMRRHQRRIHERHLLPKGVRRKGMLLQESPQQQQQRLPEQSPSASPPPVYVPSADTEDEGDREEYMVDISNNISENLSLYIDGKILSTSSVSGCEVIEVDSSSAALFGLDAVVISPNQISQAFKVDTRTCAVKQVSNLGQPTTKRRTSTPPLMPSLKMESENGSSSASSSSTSSSSTLLVESLFPQSSDSLTFQKEKTIYLSPKLKQLLQTQTDGQKPTIALIADSHRLAPPLSVTSLPAASGRFKRRTASPPSSPQLSPALKADGCKSEAGVSSYTLKVPKLESLGISSAWSLSSKEERNTMSPSGKDGCSWSASRTGGNSCNQQPLDLSSGISKWSDGFNKTPREEVLDLSMSRKSTAEPESKGSLAPTQPHTKKKKPNTSMLEKVLMNEYAGLNPAGEEGSCALGSPDSQYTASSGTGTASHSPSSNMPFESADPSPPSLTPVTMNPSSPCVSSMTSPTPPPPVLPSMPSSDCPTSSSLHVLSPKMSPRSIDHCEDEPVCVSNSTTAETILAAVSNSYGDVTKPVDHTHNTDPVIGKALSNPSTESPSVSDAVPVSLSSAQSKPARSGNHIFLDIQINPDLEPIITEGQGKSQCSELPVLSPVTESPLTASSTSPVGISDVPAPSVVSPASLSSTMIKEEVQHMDQLADLGLPPGATGSSPPSATAAEKPSEEEEVVEEEGLEPDPFSKSFVCNVCEDPFRSIKELSRHIVEHAAEWPYRCEFCVQLFGNAPALLEHRTALHGVGRIFVCSFCSKEFAFLCNLQQHHKDLHPSQPCTHAAVESGKLRPQNYTDPARAKEESNPSTTGPESSAEAASSQGVSDVKKEQPDTNGKHEEAGPEDPTEELYTTIKIMASEGGKPKGPDVRLGINQHYPSFKPPPFPYHNRTAADSVASATNFTTHNIPQTFSTAIRCTKCGKSFDNMPELHKHILACANASDKRRYTPKKNPIPLRQIVKPQNGSLSPASAANAGHNAFRRMGQPKRLNFNQEPLGKTKMSSLSKKKNQLVQKAITQRNKTAATAKAPSQVKEEEPQEVHVCPHCSREFTYPASLSKHIAVSCPMKPVSKKARKGAAAEEATPAVDKNMSLRRRTTDSEIQQPETAEPVPKTLGKTRARTSGPGSAEAETTPRPGKGKTAVTQVRTKRPASFPAATVSLNMKSKKGKVQSLPPTPLPSETPSNSAPLPATQTKQRMGKEMPPKKVAEVKLPLQKPSQVPPKKEGERFSLRARERAGGPVTRSLQMANNVAPVEVKTEDLSSQGPKETQESLLK; encoded by the exons ATGTGGGATACAGAGGAAG GTCCAAATGAGGAGGACGAgagaccctctccttctccagggCCTTCACAGGGGACTCGGGAGAGCTCCACCATGGGGAGTAACAGCCTCTCTCAAGCCCAGTTCATCTCAGCAGcaatgagagagaaagatgaggaagACCCAAGGGATCTGCAGCAGCGGCCGTCGCAGAGTGCTCGGTCTGCTACTGAATCTGAGTCGGAGGATAGGTGTGAGCAGCCTGATCTGCCACTAAGCCATAGCAGCCCAGGTGAGGTGGGGCCTGGGAGCCTTCAGACTGCCTCATCCCTACCAAGGCCTGAACCAGAGGCTGACCCATACCTCGACCCTGACCTTGAAGGTGACCCCCACGGAGAGGAGTCCCATCCCTGCCAGCACTGCGAGCGCCATTTCTCCACCAAACAGGGCTTGGAGCGCCACACCCACATCCATGCCACTGCAAACCAGCAAACGCATACGTTCAAATGCCGTTACTGTGGCAAGTCCTTTGGCTCGCAGGTGGGACGTCGGCGGCACGAGCGGAGGCATGAGAACGGGCCAAAGAACAAAGGCCAAAGGCCTGGCTCACTGGCTGGGACTGCTACTTTACTCAGTCCTCTGGGGCAGGCTGACTGTTCCAGCCCAGACTGTGCCACTGTCTCTGGCCACTACGTTGTCATGGGGTCCCCGCTCCCTGGAGGACTTATGCAGAGCCCTCAGGTTGTGAGGAAGGACCCTGCGGCTGAGAGTGACCAGCCCTTTATCGTGGATGAGAATGGAGAGACAAAAGAGCTTCATCCTTGCAAGTACTGTAATAAGGCTTTCGGCACTCACACTAACATGCGCAGACACCAACGCAGAATCCACGAGCGCCACTTACTGCCCAAGGGTGTGCGCAGGAAAGGCATGCTGCTGCAGGAGAGCccgcaacagcagcagcagcgtctGCCTGAGCAGTCCCCCAGTGCCAGCCCACCCCCTGTCTATGTGCCCAGTGCAGACACTGAGGATGAGGGGGACCGAGAGGAGTACATGGTCGACATATCCAATAATATCTCGGAGAATCTCAGCCTGTACATCGACGGCAAGATCCTGTCCACTAGTTCAGTCAGCGGCTGTGAAGTGATTGAAGTGGACTCCAGTTCTGCAGCACTGTTTGGTCTCGACGCAGTGGTCATCAGTCCCAATCAGATCAGTCAGGCTTTCAAAGTGGACACCAGGACCTGTGCTGTGAAGCAGGTCTCCAACCTCGGCCAGCCCACGACGAAAAGGAGAACGTCGACACCTCCGCTCATGCCCAGTCTTAAAATGGAGTCTGAAAATGggtcctcctctgcctcttcctcctccacgtCTTCCTCATCTACCTTGTTGGTGGAAAGTCTCTTCCCTCAGTCCTCAGACTCATTAACATTTCAAAAGGAGAAAACTATCTATCTGTCTCCTAAGCTCAAACAGCTCCTCCAGACTCAGACAGACGGTCAGAAACCCACCATCGCCCTGATAGCAGACAGCCACAGATTAGCTCCCCCTCTCTCCGTTACGTCTCTGCCTGCAGCCTCAGGCAGGTTTAAGAGAAGAACGGCTTCCCCTCCCTCGTCTCCACAGCTCAGCCCTGCGCTGAAAGCAGATGGCTGTAAGAGCGAGGCAGGGGTCTCGTCGTACACCCTCAAGGTGCCAAAGCTGGAGAGCCTGGGCATTTCCTCTGCCTGGAGTCTGTCCAGCAAAGAGGAGAGGAACACCATGAGTCCCAGCGGGAAGGACGGGTGCAGCTGGTCTGCCTCTCGGACCGGAGGGAACTCGTGTAATCAGCAGCCCTTGGACCTTTCCAGTGGCATCAGTAAATGGAGTGACGGCTTCAACAAGACGCCCAGGGAGGAAGTGCTGGATTTAAGCATGAGTCGGAAGAGTACAGCGGAGCCAGAGTCCAAGGGAAGTCTAGCTCCGACACAGCCCCACACCAAGAAGAAGAAGCCCAATACCAGTATGCTAGAGAAGGTGTTGATGAATGAGTACGCTGGCTTAAACCCAGCAGGAGAGGAGGGCTCTTGTGCCCTGGGAAGCCCAGATTCTCAGTATACTGCAAGCAGTGGTACAGGCACAGCTTCTCACAGTCCCTCTTCCAATATGCCCTTTGAATCAGCcgatccctctcccccctctctaaccCCTGTCACTATGAATCCCTCCTCCCCCTGCGTCTCCAGCATGACCTCTCCAACTCCACCTCCCCCTGTCCTACCCTCTATGCCCTCATCAGACTGCCCCACTtccagctctctccatgtcctctcccctAAAATGTCCCCCAGATCCATTGACCATTGTGAGGATGAGCCAGTTTGTGTATCTAACTCTACTACAGCAGAGACAATATTAGCTGCGGTAAGTAACAGTTATGGAGATGTCACTAAGCCAGTAGACCACACCCACAATACAGATCCCGTTATCGGGAAAGCTTTATCAAACCCCTCTACAGAGTCCCCCTCAGTATCTGATGCTGTCCCTGTGAGTCTGTCCTCAGCACAATCTAAACCTGCTAGGAGTGGGAACCACATTTTCTTAGATATCCAAATTAACCCAGACCTGGAACCGATTATTACTGAGGGACAGGGGAAATCCCAATGCTCTGAACTCCCTGTTTTATCACCCGTAACAGAATCCCCCCTCACTGCCTCATCGACCTCTCCTGTTGGAATATCAGATGTCCCAGCTCCGTCAGTGGTCTCCCCAGCATCACTCTCTAGCACTATGATTAAAGAGGAGGTCCAGCACATGGATCAGCTGGCTGATTTAGGCCTTCCTCCTGGTGCCACAGGGTCTTCACCTCCATCTGCCACTGCTGCTGAAAAGccctctgaggaggaggaggtggtggaggaggagggattgGAGCCAGACCCCTTCAGTAAGAGCTTTGTGTGTAACGTGTGTGAGGATCCCTTCCGCTCCATCAAAGAGCTCAGTCGGCACATCGTGGAGCACGCGGCTGAGTGGCCCTACAGGTGTGAGTTCTGTGTGCAGCTGTTTGGGAATGCCCCGGCCCTGCTGGAGCACCGTACAGCCCTCCATGGTGTGGGACGCATCTTTGTCTGCTCCTTCTGCTCCAAGGAGTTCGCCTTCCTCTGCAACCTCCAGCAGCACCACAAAGACCTGCATCCCAGCCAGCCGTGCACACACGCAGCGGTGGAGAGTGGCAAGCTGAGGCCACAGAACTACACAGACCCAGCCAGGGCCAAAGAGGAGAGTAACCCCTCAACCACAGGGCCTGAGTCCTCTGCTGAAGCTGCCTCCTCCCAGGGGGTCTCTGATGTGAAGAAAGAGCAGCCTGATACTAACGGGAAGCATGAGGAGGCTGGACCAGAGGACCCAACTGAAGAGCTCTATACTACAATAAAGATCATGGCTTCTGAAGGAGGCAAGCCTAAAGGCCCAGACGTACGCCTGGGCATTAATCAACACTACCCCAGTTTCAAGCCACCCCCCTTCCCCTACCACAACCGCACGGCTGCAGACTCAGTGGCCTCGGCCACCAACTTCACTACCCACAACATTCCCCAGACGTTCAGCACTGCCATCCGATGCACCAAATGCGGCAAGAGTTTCGACAACATGCCCGAGCTGCACAAGCACATACTAGCCTGTGCCAACGCCAGTGATAAGCGGCGGTACACTCCCAAGAAGAACCCCATCCCTCTGAGACAGATAGTGAAGCCCCAGAACGGCTCTCTGTCGCCTGCCTCTGCTGCCAACGCAGGGCACAACGCCTTCCGCAGAATGGGCCAACCCAAGAGGCTGAACTTCAACCAAGAACCGCTTGGCAAAACCAAGATGAGTTCCCTCAGTAAGAAGAAGAACCAGCTGGTTCAGAAGGCCATCACTCAGAGGAATaagactgctgctactgctaagGCCCCTAGCCAGGTTAAAGAGGAGGAGCCGCAGGAGGTCCATGTGTGCCCTCACTGCAGTCGGGAGTTCACTTACCCTGCCAGCCTCAGTAAACATATAGCAGTCAGCTGTCCCATGAAGCCTGTCTCTAAAAAGGCCAGAAAGGGAGCAGCAGCAGAAGAGGCAACACCAGCTGTAGACAAAAACATGAGCCTTCGAAGGAGAACCACAGACTCTGAGATCCAGCAGCCAGAGACCGCTGAGCCGGTGCCCAAAACCCTGGGCAAAACACGCGCTCGCACTTCTGGACCCGGCTCTGCGGAGGCAGAGACCACACCGCGGCCAGGTAAAGGAAAGACGGCTGTCACACAGGTGCGTACGAAGAGGCCAGCCTCTTTCCCTGCTGCCACAGTTTCTCTCAACATGAAAAGTAAAAAAGGCAAAGTTCAATCATTACCCCCCACCCCGTTGCCCTCCGAGACTCCCAGTAACTCTGCACCACTGCCAGCAACCCAGACAAAGCAACGCATGGGCAAGGAAATGCCGCCCAAGAAGGTAGCAGAGGTGAAATTGCCCCTACAGAAGCCGTCTCAGGTGCCGCCTAAGAAAGAAGGGGAACGGTTCTCTCTGAGAGCGAGGGAGCGAGCTGGTGGGCCGGTGACCCGGAGCCTACAGATGGCCAACAATGTAGCTCCTGTGGAGGTGAAAACAGAGGACCTCTCCAGCCAGGGGCCTAAAGAGACCCAG GAGTCCTTGCTGAAATGA